The following proteins come from a genomic window of Paenibacillus spongiae:
- a CDS encoding RCC1 domain-containing protein, whose protein sequence is MEIRFRRLMGIICFLFAFVILSNTAFAAESGDTVQALGDNNSQIADGSPTNDVASVTDTVYLAGGCSHSLALGSDGIVWAWGDNYWGELGDGTTTNHTTPIPVKSLDGVHNIAARECKSLALLNDGTVWGWGIQLPFGSDQDSAPGPTPRQVNDKSGHAFDSVVAISAGAKHNLALKSDGTVWAWGGNEYGQLGDGTVSDQYSYEFSPVQAQGLDSVVAVAAGMVHSLALKSDGTVWAWGGESSIPVQVQGLDSVVAIAAGATHSVALKSDGTVWTWGDNNYGQLGDGTTTARTTPVQLASLANVVGVAAGSYYSMALKNDGTVWTWGDNYWGQLGDGSTTQRPTPAQVEDLDSVTSIAAGDNHSLVLKSDGSAWGWGDNGSGQLSDESTTKHLIPIKIQGLGNRGPESILYRFKGTIFDFDASRILWRQLENYWDESVHLNKQRYVYWLYNRADQSQVRVFENADPYHLVKMELSAKGVVYDDGHNIHYWKDGAVQYSWDGQNLEVVNGNFAILGNSVVNVTTGESRSLPNADFIYNRDYDLSADGTVVYTSHYLPSTLYKSLPDGTLTTYEPPSPDTHTFYGALTDGKTLIYNELLQNTGRNSKWALRVRSANDRITTLATNPFDPSDYAADPRDSYQINNGWIAYKKADEETGRWVLDVRSPEGVIKQVYAAPHGSSWKDVPLSIKQLAPDGTLAYTYQDTTYVYSAQAGTILYSFNDPGELEYREHVLKDIDGVEYRFLAWYRLDGGLLYGVRF, encoded by the coding sequence ATGGAAATACGCTTTCGACGGCTAATGGGTATCATTTGTTTTCTTTTCGCTTTTGTAATTCTATCGAATACGGCGTTTGCCGCGGAAAGCGGCGACACAGTCCAGGCCCTGGGAGACAATAACAGCCAAATTGCCGACGGCAGTCCGACGAATGATGTCGCGAGCGTCACGGATACGGTTTATCTGGCTGGGGGGTGTTCGCATAGTTTGGCACTCGGAAGCGACGGTATTGTTTGGGCGTGGGGGGATAATTACTGGGGAGAGCTCGGCGATGGAACGACGACAAACCATACCACGCCTATTCCAGTCAAGAGTCTCGATGGGGTGCATAACATAGCTGCTCGCGAATGTAAAAGTTTGGCGCTCCTAAACGACGGAACCGTCTGGGGATGGGGAATTCAATTGCCTTTTGGAAGTGATCAAGATTCGGCTCCTGGCCCGACTCCTCGTCAAGTGAACGATAAATCAGGCCATGCTTTTGATTCGGTAGTCGCCATCTCTGCGGGGGCTAAGCATAATTTGGCACTCAAGAGCGACGGTACCGTTTGGGCATGGGGAGGGAATGAATATGGACAATTGGGTGATGGAACCGTCTCGGACCAATACTCCTATGAATTTAGTCCCGTTCAAGCGCAAGGTCTCGATTCGGTCGTAGCTGTTGCTGCGGGCATGGTGCATAGTTTGGCGCTCAAGAGCGACGGTACCGTTTGGGCGTGGGGCGGGGAAAGCAGTATTCCCGTTCAAGTGCAAGGTCTCGATTCGGTCGTTGCCATTGCTGCCGGGGCGACGCATAGTGTGGCTCTCAAAAGCGACGGTACCGTTTGGACGTGGGGAGATAACAACTATGGACAGCTCGGGGATGGAACAACGACAGCGCGTACCACTCCCGTTCAGCTCGCCAGCCTCGCAAATGTGGTCGGCGTAGCTGCAGGCAGTTATTATAGTATGGCACTCAAAAATGACGGAACCGTCTGGACGTGGGGGGATAATTACTGGGGCCAGCTCGGTGATGGAAGTACGACTCAACGTCCGACTCCCGCTCAAGTGGAGGATCTCGATTCGGTGACTTCTATCGCAGCCGGAGATAACCATAGTTTGGTACTCAAAAGCGACGGCAGTGCTTGGGGATGGGGAGATAATGGGAGTGGCCAGCTCAGCGACGAGAGTACGACGAAGCATCTTATCCCTATAAAAATTCAAGGACTCGGGAATCGTGGGCCGGAATCCATCCTTTATCGATTTAAGGGAACGATTTTCGACTTTGACGCTAGCCGCATATTGTGGAGACAGTTGGAGAATTATTGGGATGAAAGCGTTCATTTGAATAAGCAACGCTATGTTTACTGGCTGTACAACCGTGCGGATCAAAGCCAGGTACGAGTGTTCGAGAACGCCGATCCCTATCACCTGGTTAAGATGGAGTTATCCGCTAAAGGCGTGGTTTATGATGATGGTCACAATATACACTATTGGAAGGACGGCGCGGTTCAATATAGTTGGGACGGACAGAACCTTGAAGTAGTAAATGGGAATTTTGCGATCTTGGGCAACAGCGTTGTGAATGTAACGACGGGAGAGTCACGTTCATTGCCAAATGCAGATTTTATTTATAACCGTGACTACGATCTGTCGGCTGACGGAACGGTAGTTTATACGTCTCACTATCTTCCATCGACTTTGTACAAGTCGCTTCCCGACGGTACGTTGACGACGTACGAGCCGCCATCCCCGGACACTCACACATTCTACGGTGCGCTGACGGATGGGAAAACCCTTATTTATAACGAACTCCTGCAGAATACCGGGCGCAACTCCAAGTGGGCGCTGCGTGTTCGCAGCGCCAATGATCGGATAACCACGCTCGCCACGAACCCTTTTGATCCGTCCGATTATGCCGCGGACCCAAGAGATTCGTACCAGATCAATAACGGATGGATTGCTTACAAGAAGGCTGACGAGGAAACAGGGCGTTGGGTCTTGGATGTCCGGTCGCCTGAAGGCGTGATTAAACAAGTATATGCTGCCCCTCACGGGTCGTCATGGAAAGACGTGCCGCTCTCCATCAAGCAATTGGCACCGGACGGTACGTTGGCTTACACGTATCAAGACACCACTTATGTATATTCCGCACAAGCGGGCACAATCTTGTATTCCTTCAACGATCCGGGAGAGCTGGAATACCGGGAGCATGTCCTAAAGGATATCGATGGCGTTGAATACCGGTTTTTAGCGTGGTACCGACTTGACGGCGGTTTGTTGTACGGCGTTCGATTCTGA
- a CDS encoding alpha/beta hydrolase family protein, which yields MMLVRSYVRGREISRSALILAMLVAMLFFFAVPANAESNGVTSTDVSFLGDGDVTLHGTIVAPSSTGKHYPGVVMVGGAGPVKRDDFQDEAEAFAKLGIVTLIYDKRSIGYSMLHRDYSILANDAIAGMQLLRAQKNVDPDKVGIFGLSEGAWVAPLAAKQAPETAFVIAAGAVGVSPARQQAWAYGEFLRHAGVTGSFLKMMQVNGIRQLVDAGLFTQHDYDPVPSWEQVHQPVLALWGALDREAVPEESSHIIQQALERGGNTLYTIAFIEGARHNLNVTFNGGFDRPNELADGFVDTVGSWVNSLAQSAPIISVHVAPHQDRQSVAIMPLSRLESGWLQIGALLIFIIAFSSYPLVALYRIVFKRRSAVLAQLPARWLVAVGLTTVLGFVIYFLFTVVTAANLIGPVVLGQPIPWLVLRLLAVATIVLTIFTFASWRRNLHQITGGVRIQLFLLALAGVVFIPWAFYWGLLI from the coding sequence ATGATGTTAGTACGATCTTATGTTAGGGGTCGAGAAATATCCCGGTCAGCGCTGATCCTTGCGATGCTGGTTGCCATGCTTTTTTTCTTCGCAGTTCCAGCGAATGCTGAATCCAATGGTGTTACAAGCACTGATGTTTCGTTTCTCGGTGATGGAGATGTCACGCTGCATGGAACGATAGTGGCTCCGTCGTCAACTGGCAAGCACTACCCGGGTGTTGTTATGGTAGGCGGAGCCGGACCTGTCAAGCGTGATGATTTTCAGGATGAAGCTGAGGCGTTCGCCAAACTCGGAATTGTCACCTTAATTTATGACAAAAGATCAATAGGCTATTCGATGTTGCATCGGGATTATTCAATACTCGCAAATGATGCCATTGCAGGTATGCAACTGTTGCGGGCACAGAAAAATGTAGATCCGGACAAGGTTGGAATATTCGGACTAAGCGAGGGGGCTTGGGTAGCCCCACTTGCTGCAAAACAGGCTCCTGAAACAGCTTTTGTTATTGCGGCAGGCGCTGTGGGTGTTTCGCCGGCACGTCAGCAGGCATGGGCTTATGGCGAATTTTTGCGCCATGCCGGTGTAACCGGATCGTTTCTGAAAATGATGCAGGTAAACGGTATCAGGCAGCTTGTCGATGCAGGCTTATTTACTCAGCATGATTACGATCCTGTACCGTCTTGGGAGCAAGTCCATCAACCCGTGCTAGCATTGTGGGGGGCTCTCGATCGCGAAGCGGTGCCGGAAGAGAGCTCGCACATTATTCAGCAGGCTCTTGAACGTGGAGGTAACACCCTCTATACGATTGCTTTTATTGAAGGGGCTCGACATAACTTGAATGTTACTTTCAATGGAGGCTTTGACAGACCCAATGAGCTCGCCGATGGTTTCGTAGATACAGTAGGTTCCTGGGTTAATAGTTTAGCTCAAAGCGCTCCCATCATTAGCGTTCATGTGGCGCCGCATCAGGATCGACAGAGCGTTGCAATAATGCCGCTCTCAAGGCTTGAATCCGGTTGGCTGCAGATCGGTGCTCTTCTTATTTTCATCATTGCATTCAGCAGTTATCCCTTAGTTGCTTTATACCGCATTGTATTTAAACGGCGCAGTGCTGTGTTGGCCCAATTACCGGCACGTTGGCTTGTTGCCGTTGGTTTGACAACTGTTCTTGGGTTCGTGATTTATTTCCTTTTCACTGTGGTTACTGCCGCGAATCTTATCGGTCCTGTAGTTTTAGGCCAACCCATACCTTGGCTTGTTCTTAGATTGCTAGCCGTCGCGACTATTGTACTGACAATCTTCACTTTTGCGTCATGGCGTCGGAATTTGCACCAGATCACTGGCGGAGTTCGAATACAACTTTTCTTATTGGCTTTAGCTGGTGTTGTGTTCATTCCTTGGGCGTTTTACTGGGGACTTCTAATATAG